Proteins found in one Helicobacter sp. NHP19-003 genomic segment:
- the glaH gene encoding glutarate dioxygenase GlaH translates to MAYKSATKAFSVEVTPYSKRLLQVTFIKEVIDNLLKELQDCPVQALEYKSFLRFRAAQILDKLCEHKLKPFLEKALSDRKTGALLLSPEGINSAKQGDAMVKIATAVVHLIGRSNFDQMSGQFYARWAVVNTDNSDSYLRQPQKPLELHNDGTYVNEVTDYVLMYKIDEQHMQGGDSQLLHLDDWEDLAKFYNHPLAKRVMRWSAPPSKNVAYDVYHPVFEADSQANPVMLYIDQFAQPKDYEEGVYLADLGDSLESSKAKLSFPVPVGQFLLINNLFWLHGRDKFQPHPNLRRELMRQRGYFSFATNPFSRYKDFKNF, encoded by the coding sequence ATGGCTTACAAATCTGCGACCAAGGCTTTTAGCGTAGAGGTTACCCCCTACTCCAAACGGCTTTTGCAAGTAACCTTTATCAAAGAGGTCATTGACAACTTGCTCAAAGAGTTGCAAGATTGCCCCGTGCAGGCGTTGGAATATAAATCCTTCTTGCGTTTTAGGGCCGCGCAAATCTTAGACAAACTCTGCGAGCACAAGCTCAAACCCTTTTTAGAAAAAGCCCTAAGCGATCGCAAAACCGGTGCCTTGTTGCTAAGCCCCGAGGGCATCAACTCTGCAAAGCAGGGCGATGCCATGGTCAAAATCGCCACGGCTGTGGTGCATTTGATCGGCCGTTCCAACTTTGATCAAATGAGCGGGCAGTTTTACGCCCGATGGGCGGTGGTGAACACCGACAATTCAGACAGCTACCTACGCCAGCCCCAAAAGCCTCTAGAACTCCACAATGACGGGACCTATGTCAATGAGGTTACCGACTATGTGCTGATGTATAAGATTGACGAACAGCACATGCAAGGGGGCGACTCGCAACTCTTGCACCTAGATGACTGGGAGGACTTGGCTAAATTCTACAACCACCCCCTCGCCAAAAGGGTCATGCGCTGGTCTGCCCCCCCAAGTAAAAATGTGGCTTACGATGTCTATCACCCCGTGTTTGAGGCAGACAGCCAAGCCAACCCTGTCATGCTCTACATTGACCAATTTGCCCAACCTAAGGACTACGAAGAGGGCGTGTATTTAGCCGATCTGGGCGACTCTTTAGAGAGCTCTAAGGCGAAACTCTCCTTTCCTGTGCCTGTGGGGCAGTTTTTGCTCATCAACAACTTATTTTGGCTACACGGGCGGGATAAATTCCAACCCCACCCCAACCTGCGCCGCGAGCTCATGCGCCAAAGGGGGTATTTCTCTTTTGCCACCAACCCCTTTAGCCGCTACAAAGACTTTAAAAATTTCTAA
- the lhgO gene encoding L-2-hydroxyglutarate oxidase translates to MPPIYDCAVIGGGILGHSVAMQLLNKHPDFKVLLLEKEAQSAMHQTGRNSGVIHAGVYYTPGSLKARFCYEGNKATKAFCLENGIKYEECGKLLVASDALEMQRMQALLARTKANGLERTCLDAKELKELEPNITGLGGILFPTSAIVSYQEVTLAMARRFKERGGEVIYNAKVVAITEHARGVQLCTKNATYEANYLISCAGLHSDRVVKMLGLKPNFTICPFRGEYFKLPPKHNQIVKHLIYPIPDPSMPFLGVHLTRMIDGSITVGPNAVLALKREGYCKTDISLQDLKEMLAHKGVRKVIAKYFKPGLLEFKNSLCKKSYLRLVQKYCQVLQLEDLSPHPAGVRAQAVSDDGELIEDFLFCNSARSVNVCNAPSPAATSALPIGQHILEQLEGVMG, encoded by the coding sequence ATGCCACCCATTTACGATTGTGCGGTGATCGGAGGGGGGATTTTGGGGCACTCGGTGGCGATGCAGCTTTTAAACAAACACCCCGATTTTAAGGTCTTGCTCTTAGAAAAAGAAGCCCAAAGTGCCATGCACCAAACGGGGCGCAATAGTGGGGTGATCCACGCTGGGGTCTATTACACCCCGGGCAGTTTAAAGGCGCGTTTTTGCTATGAGGGCAACAAAGCCACCAAAGCTTTTTGTTTAGAAAATGGAATTAAATACGAGGAATGCGGAAAACTCTTGGTCGCCAGCGATGCCTTAGAAATGCAGCGCATGCAAGCCCTCTTAGCGCGCACAAAGGCAAACGGGCTAGAGCGCACCTGTTTAGACGCTAAAGAGCTTAAGGAGCTAGAGCCAAATATCACGGGTTTGGGGGGGATACTTTTTCCCACAAGTGCCATTGTGAGCTATCAAGAAGTTACTTTAGCGATGGCTAGGCGTTTTAAAGAAAGGGGCGGAGAGGTCATTTACAACGCCAAAGTGGTGGCGATCACAGAACACGCCCGGGGGGTGCAACTTTGCACCAAGAACGCCACTTATGAGGCAAATTACTTGATCTCTTGTGCCGGGCTACACAGCGACCGGGTGGTTAAAATGCTGGGCCTAAAACCCAACTTCACCATTTGCCCCTTTAGGGGAGAGTATTTTAAGCTGCCTCCTAAGCACAACCAAATCGTTAAACACCTGATCTACCCGATCCCCGATCCGAGCATGCCCTTTTTGGGGGTGCATTTGACACGCATGATCGATGGGAGTATTACTGTGGGGCCTAATGCCGTGCTTGCGCTCAAAAGGGAGGGATATTGTAAAACAGACATCAGCTTGCAAGATTTAAAAGAAATGCTAGCACACAAAGGGGTGAGAAAGGTCATCGCTAAATATTTTAAACCCGGGCTTTTGGAGTTTAAAAACTCTTTATGTAAAAAAAGTTATTTGCGCTTGGTGCAAAAGTATTGCCAGGTCCTACAGCTGGAGGATTTAAGCCCCCACCCAGCGGGCGTGCGCGCCCAAGCGGTGAGTGATGACGGAGAGCTCATTGAGGACTTTTTATTTTGCAACAGCGCTAGAAGTGTCAATGTGTGCAACGCCCCCAGCCCCGCGGCCACTTCCGCCCTGCCCATAGGCCAACACATTTTAGAGCAGTTGGAGGGGGTGATGGGCTAA
- the galE gene encoding UDP-glucose 4-epimerase GalE: protein MLLFTGACGYIGSSTARLFLEQTDYKIWIVDNLSTGFEIHAKTLKHLYPDRVFFDLLDLSDMDKLESLLKTKQAQGHSVQGVLHFAAKLLVEESTRMPLDYYANNTLNTLQLARLCVKHQIKHFVFSSTAAVYGQTKTLIDENTPLNPINPYGASKMMSERILLDTAKVAPFACALLRYFNVAGATHFNDYNSPFALGHRAKNATHLIKVACECATHKRPSMAIFGNDYSTPDGTCVRDYIHIDDLALAHLEAFKTLQAENVSQIYNVGYGRGYSVAEVVAKVKEISGVDFKVQMQGRRPGDPASLIANNTKILSHTAFKPQYASLETIIKSAYVWEQYLAVQPC, encoded by the coding sequence ATGTTACTTTTCACGGGGGCTTGTGGGTATATCGGGTCGAGTACCGCCCGTTTGTTTTTAGAGCAGACAGATTATAAGATTTGGATTGTGGATAATTTAAGCACGGGCTTTGAAATCCACGCCAAGACTTTGAAACACCTTTATCCCGATCGGGTGTTTTTTGATCTTTTGGATTTAAGCGACATGGACAAACTAGAGAGTTTATTAAAGACTAAACAAGCACAAGGGCATAGCGTGCAAGGCGTGTTGCACTTTGCGGCAAAACTCTTGGTCGAAGAATCCACACGCATGCCCCTAGACTACTACGCCAACAACACCCTCAACACTCTACAATTAGCAAGGCTTTGTGTGAAACACCAAATTAAGCACTTTGTGTTCTCCTCCACCGCCGCCGTCTATGGGCAAACTAAAACCCTCATTGACGAAAACACCCCTTTAAACCCCATCAACCCCTATGGGGCTTCTAAAATGATGAGCGAGCGTATTTTACTAGACACTGCCAAAGTTGCGCCCTTTGCTTGTGCCCTCTTGCGCTATTTTAATGTCGCCGGGGCGACCCACTTTAACGACTACAACAGCCCCTTTGCTTTGGGGCATCGGGCCAAAAACGCCACGCATTTAATCAAGGTGGCTTGTGAGTGCGCCACACATAAACGCCCCTCTATGGCGATCTTTGGCAACGATTATTCCACACCCGATGGCACTTGTGTGCGCGACTATATCCACATAGATGACCTAGCCCTAGCGCATTTAGAGGCGTTTAAGACCTTGCAAGCTGAAAATGTCAGCCAAATTTACAATGTGGGCTATGGGCGGGGTTATAGCGTGGCTGAGGTGGTGGCTAAGGTCAAAGAAATTTCGGGCGTGGATTTTAAAGTGCAAATGCAGGGCAGGCGCCCGGGCGATCCAGCAAGTTTAATCGCCAACAACACGAAGATTCTCAGTCATACCGCTTTTAAACCACAATATGCCAGCCTAGAGACGATCATTAAAAGCGCGTATGTGTGGGAGCAGTATTTGGCGGTGCAACCATGTTAG
- a CDS encoding NAD-dependent succinate-semialdehyde dehydrogenase: MNFSLLNHPFVSQSPKEGYIPVTNPATLQEIAYVKSVSHAELEQIIANAHKAQKEWAGKLALERADILLKLRALLLENLEDLARILTQEMGKPLKEARSEIAYGASYLRWFAEQARRVDGDILPSVVHNQKILVLKQPIGLCAAITPWNFPSGMIARKLAPALACGCAMVIKPATQTPLSAYALMVLAQKAGIPEGVLSVVTGETKMLAKLFCESDLVRKISFTGSTEVGKILAAQSAGTLKKLSLELGGNAPFIVFEDANLEKAAEGIMLSKFRNSGQTCVCANRIYVQKSVYEELSHILKSKVEGLKLGNGLEESTTQGPLIDSRAVAKVQEHISDATSKGAQILSGGKPSSLGASFFEPTILTGVDQQMAVAREETFGPLAPLFSFDTEEEVLEWANATQYGLAAYFYTQNLARVFRVSEALEYGMVGVNAGHLSTETAPFGGVKQSGMGREGSKYGIEDYLEIKYLNVRLD; encoded by the coding sequence ATGAACTTTTCTTTACTCAACCACCCCTTTGTAAGCCAAAGCCCCAAAGAGGGCTATATCCCTGTTACTAACCCCGCGACCTTGCAAGAGATCGCCTATGTCAAAAGTGTCAGCCACGCCGAACTAGAGCAAATCATCGCTAACGCCCACAAGGCACAAAAAGAATGGGCGGGCAAACTTGCCCTAGAAAGGGCGGACATCCTCTTAAAATTGCGCGCTTTGCTCTTAGAAAATTTAGAGGATTTGGCCCGTATCCTAACGCAAGAAATGGGCAAGCCCTTAAAAGAAGCCCGCTCAGAGATCGCCTATGGGGCGAGTTATTTGCGTTGGTTTGCCGAGCAGGCGCGGCGTGTCGATGGGGACATTTTGCCAAGCGTGGTGCATAACCAAAAGATTTTGGTCTTAAAGCAGCCCATCGGCCTTTGCGCGGCGATCACCCCGTGGAACTTCCCATCAGGGATGATCGCACGCAAACTTGCCCCAGCTCTGGCCTGTGGTTGTGCGATGGTGATCAAACCCGCCACCCAAACGCCCCTAAGTGCCTACGCTTTAATGGTACTAGCACAAAAAGCAGGCATCCCTGAAGGGGTTTTGAGCGTGGTTACGGGGGAAACTAAAATGCTCGCCAAGCTGTTTTGTGAGAGCGATTTGGTGCGTAAAATCAGCTTCACCGGCTCGACTGAAGTGGGTAAAATCTTGGCGGCACAAAGTGCCGGTACGCTTAAAAAGCTGTCTTTAGAGCTAGGGGGCAACGCACCCTTCATTGTCTTTGAAGACGCAAACTTAGAAAAAGCGGCAGAGGGGATCATGCTCTCTAAATTTAGAAACAGCGGACAAACCTGCGTGTGTGCTAACCGAATCTATGTGCAAAAAAGCGTGTATGAGGAACTGAGCCACATTTTAAAAAGCAAGGTGGAGGGCTTGAAACTGGGCAATGGGCTAGAGGAAAGTACCACACAAGGGCCTTTGATCGACTCTAGAGCGGTGGCTAAGGTACAAGAGCACATCAGCGATGCCACGAGCAAAGGGGCCCAAATTTTAAGCGGGGGCAAGCCCAGCAGTCTTGGGGCAAGTTTTTTTGAGCCCACGATTTTAACGGGAGTCGATCAACAAATGGCGGTGGCTAGAGAGGAAACCTTTGGACCCCTAGCCCCCCTCTTTAGCTTTGACACTGAAGAAGAGGTTTTAGAGTGGGCGAATGCTACACAATACGGGCTAGCGGCTTACTTTTACACCCAAAATTTAGCGCGGGTCTTTCGGGTGAGCGAGGCTCTAGAGTATGGCATGGTGGGGGTGAATGCTGGCCATCTTTCCACAGAAACCGCCCCTTTTGGCGGAGTCAAACAAAGTGGCATGGGCAGAGAGGGCTCAAAATATGGCATCGAAGATTATTTAGAGATCAAATATTTAAATGTGCGTTTAGATTAG
- the truA gene encoding tRNA pseudouridine(38-40) synthase TruA, translating into MRRFKLTLAYDGSAFMGFAKQEGFNTIEGTLENALAKLHVFSQISAAGRTDKGVHATCQVVALNAPKFWSAPKLLAHLQPKLAPHIVCQSLEQVGLDFHPRFCAYKRRYRYIFTQNPLSPFLARYVALHPHGTLESLQEALNCLVGTHDFKYFCKTGSSPKHTRRTLYKAFCYPFCMGRLNCVVVVFEANGFLRAQVRLMLGAVLKYSLGHLSLEDLRAQVALKRRVCVDLAPPSGLYLSRVFYPQP; encoded by the coding sequence ATGCGCCGCTTTAAACTCACTCTCGCTTACGATGGCAGTGCCTTTATGGGCTTTGCCAAACAAGAGGGCTTTAACACCATTGAAGGCACTCTAGAAAACGCCCTAGCCAAGCTGCATGTCTTTAGCCAAATCAGCGCCGCCGGGCGTACAGACAAGGGCGTGCATGCCACTTGCCAAGTCGTGGCGCTCAATGCCCCTAAATTTTGGAGCGCGCCTAAACTCTTAGCCCATTTACAGCCCAAACTCGCCCCCCACATTGTGTGCCAAAGTTTAGAGCAAGTGGGGCTAGACTTTCACCCCCGTTTTTGCGCCTACAAAAGGCGCTACCGCTACATTTTCACACAAAACCCCCTAAGCCCCTTTTTGGCCCGCTATGTGGCCCTCCACCCACACGGCACACTTGAAAGCTTGCAAGAAGCCCTAAATTGCCTTGTGGGGACACACGATTTTAAATACTTTTGCAAAACGGGCAGCAGCCCTAAGCACACAAGGCGTACCCTTTACAAAGCCTTTTGCTATCCCTTTTGTATGGGGCGGTTAAATTGCGTGGTTGTCGTGTTTGAGGCTAATGGATTTTTGCGCGCACAAGTGCGTTTGATGCTTGGGGCGGTGTTAAAATATTCTTTGGGGCACTTGAGCCTAGAAGATTTGAGAGCGCAAGTGGCGTTAAAAAGGCGCGTTTGCGTGGATCTAGCCCCTCCTAGTGGGCTGTATTTAAGCCGTGTATTTTATCCACAGCCTTAA
- a CDS encoding protein-L-isoaspartate(D-aspartate) O-methyltransferase encodes MFSLKNTHMCAEIARHFPLEKSVEEAICAVNREEFVSPKHLAYSLNALPLDGEQFVSSPLTVAKMTQYLQLGGVDSVLEIGCGSGYQAMVLSKLVRRVFSIERIEKLLVQAKERFRRLGVTNIHTKLADGQEGWREFAPFERILFSACATHIPQALNEQLGEGGILLAPMLDGHTQIITRFVKQNGRLVAQSLEKCQFVPILKGIERGV; translated from the coding sequence GTGTTTAGCTTGAAAAACACGCATATGTGCGCTGAAATCGCGCGGCATTTTCCTCTAGAAAAGTCCGTTGAGGAAGCCATTTGTGCGGTCAATAGAGAGGAGTTTGTATCGCCAAAACACCTCGCTTATAGCTTAAACGCTCTGCCCCTAGATGGCGAGCAGTTTGTCAGCTCTCCGCTCACAGTGGCGAAAATGACGCAATATTTACAGCTGGGCGGAGTGGATAGCGTGCTGGAGATTGGCTGTGGGAGTGGCTATCAAGCAATGGTGCTCTCTAAATTAGTGCGCCGTGTCTTTAGCATTGAGCGCATTGAAAAGCTTTTGGTGCAGGCAAAAGAACGATTTAGGCGTTTGGGGGTTACAAACATCCACACAAAATTGGCAGATGGGCAAGAGGGCTGGCGTGAGTTTGCCCCCTTTGAGCGTATTTTATTCTCGGCGTGCGCCACACACATCCCACAAGCTTTAAACGAGCAGCTAGGCGAGGGGGGGATTTTACTAGCCCCCATGCTAGATGGACACACGCAGATCATCACCCGTTTTGTCAAACAAAACGGGCGGTTGGTGGCACAGAGTTTAGAGAAGTGCCAGTTTGTGCCTATTTTAAAGGGCATTGAGCGGGGGGTTTAA
- a CDS encoding LptF/LptG family permease, which translates to MAKKCMFNAISQIFFSFFLVLFFIASMIMLIGIASVTLVVKLSFLDLVQLYTYSLPGTIFFIIPITFFAACAIGLARLSYDHELLVFFSLGIAPKKIVQAFLPLCAFASCVLLVFSLVLIPASKSAYYSFIRDKKDHIDVNIQAGEFGQKLGDWLVYVGKKEGGVFSDLVLFSHKGLALESFMIAQEGEVKNTDGVFGLQLEHGNAYFADKGQLRKVSFNQLNLRNKLSISARTNAAYVHGHDYIGYWKKAFGVHPDKNQQRRFTQAILVALFPLASLFLIPVFGISNPRFSKNLSYVYVLLAVGLYFLGMHVISQDAPIIGTITLPIVWFLGAYALYRRIIVRFY; encoded by the coding sequence TTGGCTAAAAAATGCATGTTCAACGCCATTTCACAAATTTTCTTTTCGTTCTTTTTGGTGCTCTTTTTCATCGCATCCATGATTATGCTGATAGGCATTGCCAGCGTTACTCTAGTGGTGAAGCTGAGCTTCTTAGACTTGGTGCAACTCTACACCTACTCTTTGCCCGGCACAATCTTTTTCATCATCCCCATCACCTTTTTTGCCGCCTGCGCCATTGGGCTGGCACGGCTGTCCTATGACCACGAGTTGCTCGTCTTTTTTTCGCTAGGGATTGCACCTAAAAAGATCGTGCAAGCCTTTTTGCCCCTTTGTGCCTTTGCCAGCTGTGTACTTTTGGTCTTCTCTTTGGTCTTAATCCCCGCCTCCAAGAGCGCATACTATTCGTTCATTAGGGATAAAAAGGACCACATTGATGTCAATATCCAAGCTGGGGAGTTCGGGCAGAAGCTGGGCGATTGGCTGGTGTATGTAGGCAAGAAAGAGGGGGGGGTGTTTAGCGATTTGGTGCTCTTCTCGCATAAAGGGCTAGCTTTAGAGAGCTTCATGATCGCCCAAGAAGGGGAGGTGAAAAACACCGATGGGGTTTTTGGTTTGCAATTAGAGCATGGCAATGCCTATTTTGCCGACAAGGGGCAGTTGCGCAAGGTCTCCTTTAATCAATTGAATTTGCGTAACAAACTCAGCATATCCGCCCGCACAAACGCCGCCTATGTGCACGGACACGACTACATCGGCTATTGGAAAAAGGCCTTTGGTGTCCACCCAGACAAAAACCAGCAACGCCGTTTCACCCAAGCCATTTTAGTCGCCCTGTTCCCCTTAGCCAGCCTCTTTTTAATCCCCGTCTTTGGCATTTCTAATCCCCGCTTTTCCAAGAATTTATCCTATGTCTATGTGCTTTTGGCGGTGGGGCTTTACTTCTTAGGCATGCATGTCATCAGCCAAGACGCGCCCATCATCGGCACCATCACCTTGCCGATTGTGTGGTTTTTGGGGGCGTATGCACTTTATCGCCGTATCATTGTGCGCTTTTACTAA
- a CDS encoding GTPase, with amino-acid sequence MAKAVFLYGSPGVGKTELGNVLIEEKFEGGYRQTTQVKVREKKGFFGGLKFVVVDCTGLNHSQNEAKIAEVKKQYDLDNSDCKSVYVFDANKPSSCDRSDLDSHKRHTNEFYCLGTHRDKISSDEYNRWIKELQSSCSVNIFDLTKAPYSDICSFLGL; translated from the coding sequence ATGGCCAAAGCGGTTTTTCTGTATGGATCGCCTGGGGTGGGCAAAACGGAATTAGGCAATGTCTTGATTGAGGAAAAATTTGAAGGAGGTTACCGACAGACGACGCAAGTTAAGGTGCGTGAGAAAAAAGGATTTTTTGGTGGCTTAAAATTTGTCGTTGTGGATTGCACGGGACTAAACCACAGCCAAAATGAAGCTAAAATCGCCGAAGTGAAAAAGCAATACGATTTAGACAACTCGGATTGTAAAAGCGTGTATGTCTTTGATGCAAACAAGCCCAGCAGTTGCGATCGCTCTGATTTAGACAGCCACAAAAGGCATACAAACGAGTTTTATTGTCTAGGCACACATAGGGATAAAATCAGCAGTGATGAATACAACCGATGGATTAAAGAGTTGCAGTCTTCATGCTCTGTCAATATCTTTGATCTCACAAAAGCCCCCTATAGCGATATTTGTAGCTTCTTAGGGCTGTAG
- a CDS encoding SDR family NAD(P)-dependent oxidoreductase has translation MGAVFGGATMLAVVLTGASSGIGLECAKMLLQKGYKVYALSRQATKIESLEHPHCVRLDCDLQDENQIARATDMILAQETQLFALINNAGYGIFGALEEQPIEEARALFETNLFSVGVLCSKLLPLLRASVALQPKIINVASSAGRSTTLFLGWYHASKYALEAYSDCLRTELLNLGVQVVVIEPGAIKTKWDGGLKYSPNSSPYALELQKTHTYFKKVYEKASPAHLVADTILKALESKHPKTRYLVGKKAHLLVWAKALLPDKIYDRILRQEILK, from the coding sequence GTGGGAGCAGTATTTGGCGGTGCAACCATGTTAGCGGTGGTGTTGACGGGGGCGAGCAGCGGGATCGGGCTAGAGTGCGCCAAAATGCTTTTACAAAAGGGTTATAAAGTCTATGCCCTCTCACGCCAAGCGACAAAAATAGAAAGTCTAGAACACCCCCATTGCGTGCGCCTTGATTGTGATTTGCAAGACGAAAACCAGATTGCAAGAGCCACAGACATGATTTTAGCGCAAGAGACCCAGCTTTTTGCCCTCATCAATAATGCCGGTTATGGGATATTCGGCGCGCTTGAGGAACAACCCATTGAAGAAGCGCGGGCGTTGTTTGAAACGAATTTATTTAGCGTGGGGGTGTTGTGCTCTAAACTTTTGCCCTTGTTGCGTGCCAGCGTGGCACTTCAGCCAAAGATCATCAATGTCGCTTCAAGTGCGGGGCGTTCGACCACGCTGTTTTTGGGCTGGTACCACGCCAGCAAATACGCCCTAGAAGCCTACAGCGATTGTTTGCGCACAGAGTTGTTGAATTTAGGTGTGCAGGTGGTTGTCATCGAGCCGGGGGCGATTAAAACCAAGTGGGATGGGGGCTTAAAGTACAGCCCCAACTCTAGTCCCTACGCTTTAGAGTTGCAAAAAACCCACACCTATTTTAAAAAGGTCTATGAAAAGGCTAGCCCAGCGCATCTCGTGGCAGACACCATTTTAAAAGCCCTAGAGAGCAAGCACCCCAAGACTCGCTATTTAGTGGGTAAAAAGGCGCATTTGCTGGTGTGGGCTAAAGCACTGCTACCGGATAAAATTTACGACAGGATTCTGCGCCAAGAGATTTTGAAGTAG
- a CDS encoding ribonucleotide-diphosphate reductase subunit beta has translation MKALGRKKIYNPESKEQAGERQIFGGNPTSMFDLNQIKYPWASKLWKTMLTNTWFPEEVGMHGDKTHYLKLSPQEKIGYDRALAQLIFMDSLQTNNLIDNINPFITSPEINLCLVRQAFEEALHSHSYAVMVESISANSDEIYEMWRTDSALKDKNDCIAQIYMDLSQEPTERNLLKALFANQILEGIYFYSGFSYFYALARSGRMLGTAQMIRFIQRDEVTHLNLFQNMINSLRKERADLFTPDLLEEVVDMFKQAVDLESAWGAYITQEQILDLSPKILRAYTEYLADTRLAIVGLPRLYHTKNPIRWVEQFANFNSHRSNFFEARVSNYSKGSISFEGF, from the coding sequence ATGAAAGCACTGGGTCGTAAAAAAATCTACAACCCCGAGTCCAAAGAGCAAGCGGGGGAGCGCCAAATCTTTGGGGGCAACCCCACGAGCATGTTTGATTTAAACCAAATCAAATACCCATGGGCTAGCAAGCTTTGGAAGACGATGCTGACAAACACATGGTTTCCTGAAGAAGTGGGCATGCACGGGGACAAAACCCACTATTTGAAGTTAAGCCCCCAAGAGAAAATTGGCTACGACCGCGCCCTAGCCCAACTCATCTTCATGGATAGCTTGCAAACAAACAATCTCATCGACAACATCAACCCCTTCATCACAAGCCCTGAAATCAATCTATGTCTGGTGCGCCAAGCCTTTGAAGAGGCGTTGCATAGCCACAGCTACGCCGTGATGGTGGAGAGCATCAGCGCAAACAGCGATGAGATTTACGAAATGTGGCGCACCGACTCCGCCCTCAAAGACAAGAACGATTGTATTGCCCAAATTTACATGGACCTGTCGCAAGAGCCCACCGAGCGCAACTTATTAAAGGCGTTGTTTGCCAACCAAATTTTAGAGGGCATTTACTTTTACAGCGGGTTTAGCTACTTTTACGCGTTGGCTAGAAGTGGGCGCATGCTCGGCACGGCACAAATGATCCGCTTCATCCAAAGGGATGAGGTTACGCACCTAAACCTCTTCCAAAACATGATCAACTCTTTGCGTAAAGAGAGGGCGGACCTTTTCACCCCCGATTTGCTTGAAGAGGTTGTGGACATGTTTAAACAAGCCGTGGATTTGGAGAGCGCATGGGGGGCGTACATCACACAAGAGCAGATTTTAGATTTAAGCCCTAAAATCTTGCGCGCCTACACGGAGTATTTAGCCGACACCCGTTTAGCCATCGTGGGGTTGCCTAGACTCTACCACACCAAAAACCCCATCCGCTGGGTCGAGCAGTTTGCCAACTTCAACAGCCACCGCTCAAACTTCTTTGAGGCCAGGGTCAGCAATTACTCTAAGGGCAGCATCAGCTTTGAGGGGTTTTAG